A DNA window from Nitrospira sp. contains the following coding sequences:
- a CDS encoding IS5 family transposase — translation MHQQTFAEVPFEQYRKPTRRERFLDEMNRVVPWAKLVAAIEPVYPKADGPGRPPVGIERMLRLHCLQQWFNLSDPAVEEALYDSRAMRQFVGIDLGREPVPDETTICKFRHLLETHELGKQLFAGIGEYLTQQGLQVSRGTIVDATIISAPSSTKNRTKERDPEMHQTKKGNQWYFGMKAHIGVDSQVLPELLHGQETRVWGDAAYSGQRAVLRQHAPHAKSFIQTKAHRHRPLSEEERDRNRTKSKVRAKVEHAFLVIKRIVGWVKVRYRGLAKNTHWLQISCGLANLYVVRRRLLAGT, via the coding sequence ATGCATCAGCAGACCTTTGCAGAAGTCCCCTTCGAGCAATATCGCAAACCCACCCGCCGCGAGCGGTTCCTCGACGAGATGAATCGCGTGGTGCCGTGGGCCAAATTGGTCGCGGCGATCGAGCCGGTCTACCCCAAAGCCGACGGGCCCGGGCGTCCGCCGGTCGGGATCGAACGCATGCTGCGCCTCCATTGTCTCCAACAGTGGTTCAACCTGTCAGATCCGGCGGTGGAAGAAGCGCTGTATGACTCCCGCGCCATGCGGCAGTTCGTCGGGATTGATCTGGGCCGTGAGCCCGTCCCCGATGAGACGACGATCTGCAAGTTTCGGCATCTGCTGGAGACGCACGAGTTGGGGAAACAGCTCTTTGCCGGGATCGGGGAGTATCTGACCCAGCAGGGGTTGCAGGTGAGTCGAGGCACCATTGTGGATGCGACCATCATCAGCGCGCCCAGTTCGACCAAGAATCGGACGAAGGAGCGAGATCCCGAGATGCATCAGACGAAGAAGGGCAATCAGTGGTACTTCGGCATGAAAGCGCATATCGGTGTGGATAGCCAGGTATTACCGGAGTTGCTGCATGGCCAGGAGACCCGCGTGTGGGGCGATGCCGCCTACAGTGGGCAACGCGCGGTGCTTCGACAGCACGCCCCCCACGCCAAGAGTTTCATCCAGACCAAAGCCCATCGCCATCGGCCGCTGAGTGAGGAAGAACGGGATCGCAACCGCACCAAGTCGAAAGTCCGGGCGAAGGTCGAGCATGCGTTCTTGGTCATCAAGCGGATCGTCGGCTGGGTCAAAGTCCGGTACCGGGGGCTAGCCAAGAATACCCACTGGCTCCAGATCAGCTGCGGCTTAGCGAATCTGTATGTGGTACGACGGCGGCTCTTGGCGGGCACGTAG
- a CDS encoding helix-turn-helix domain-containing protein, protein MTPPSLDQLIQDPAKAAILPPEIAQALLIGLASLQPLLVQRALMGSADSASDEDLLTIGQVAARLKLSQYRAYELCRHGELKAIRLGKSVRVKPSDLHAYMAQHGG, encoded by the coding sequence ATGACACCACCGAGCCTTGATCAATTGATCCAGGACCCCGCAAAGGCGGCGATCCTGCCACCGGAGATCGCGCAGGCACTGTTGATCGGACTCGCGTCGCTTCAGCCGTTGCTGGTTCAGCGAGCTCTAATGGGCTCCGCAGACAGCGCGAGCGACGAGGATTTGCTCACGATCGGGCAAGTTGCAGCGAGACTGAAGCTCAGCCAATATCGCGCCTATGAATTGTGCCGTCACGGAGAGCTGAAGGCCATCCGACTGGGAAAATCGGTGAGGGTGAAACCGTCCGATTTGCACGCGTATATGGCCCAACATGGTGGTTGA